Sequence from the Crassostrea angulata isolate pt1a10 chromosome 9, ASM2561291v2, whole genome shotgun sequence genome:
TTAAGAATTACAAATTGGTATATTAAAACGAATACATAATTATCTCTTTATCTTAGTCCCTTACAAAACGTAAATTGTTCAACATAATATAACATTCCCGTAAAAAAAGCAAAGCATTTCCTTACAGCAAATCACAAAataccattattttttattgcatgTAACAAGTATCTCGATTGCTCAATAAggtatacatatgtatattacaTTAAAACTAAATCTAAGCGTCATTTTACAATTTCAAGCATTCAGATGTACTTAGATttaaataatgatgaaaaataaatcaaaagagGTGTCACTTCTCTTCTGTCAGCTGATCACCCCGTATTCTCCTGAACTAAATACTTGGTTTGCATTGCATGAATTCATATGACTATAGTCATCACCCACGCCATGTTGTGGGACGTGATCATAGTCTGATTGTACATGACTGTTGACTGGTTCACAATGTATATAGTTGTAAACACCAAGTCCTTCCATATCATCGTTTCCCTGTCTATAAGAACAAGATACCTGTAAAAGAACGTTTtccaaaattaaatcatatttgttCACACACCCATAGCCATAAAAGCGAGAATGTTTATGAGGTTAAAAACACATGAGATCGTTGATAGTTTTTGATTACCCGGGCAAATGCTTCCTCTCGAATTTCTTTGTTACGTctgttaattaataatcaagcaaatatatatatatgaataaatatatatatatatatatatatatatatatatatatatatatatatatatatatatatatatatatatatatatatatatatatatatatataatatatatatatatatatatatatatatatatatatatatatatatatatatatatatataaaagacatAAATTAGACATAACAAACGTTTGTCATAACTATTACAGAatgagatagatagatagatagatagatagatagatagatagatagatagatagatagatagatagatagatagatagatagatagatagatagatagatagatagattgaatgaatgaatgaatgaatgaatgaatgtggttgatgaattttatcaaaatatctctATAATAATATGTTTCTTATGTATGAAGATATGCATTACACTATTTTCACgctttaaggatgacgtttactcagaatgaaaaaaaattcaactgaTGATTAttaaaaaccaactattgtatGTTATCGACCTTATATGatagtgttattcttcactttcaaaaaagtaggtcaatgacctactttttgagttaatagCCATTGAatgctttttgaaattttaagaaaaatctctaaaaaatgTTCACTATTATTGAGactttcttaattgtgaaaataatacaaattgctaaactctttaacaaatgaaatacagtttatgaatggcagtgacatgAAATTGATACAATGCataaagttttcattcacaatttttaatgatattcaagtccgaatttcctctatcagttttcaaatccatacccatttttgatttaatatagCAAGAAACTAAAAatgataatgctaaaatatgtatagtgttaaactaagtatattgactTTTCTCTGCTaggataaaatttatatgaggtcaatgatcaacattttgagatatggtgccttttatcatttttaagtatttttcaatttttttgtagtgtgtgccaaacgattatctaaacaaaaaagcgagagaaaacaaacaaaaaatatgcaaaattattaatcattatattgattaacaaattaaatcttaactttaaatattaaagtacCACCAAATATATATCagtataaaacaaaatctgaaaaatttagtccgaatttatttcctctgttttgctaaaagtcaaaaTTTCTTTGAGTCTAATtcaataatatagtaaaaatgtcaatattaattcatttcataaatacttcgTGTGttaagaacaaattttactcaagacattgaactttttaacaattaatCCGGTttcgagaactcaaaccctgagtaaacaacgtccttaggAAGCAGCAGTgcataaagtaaagaaaaattttaactGTTTCTGTGATAAGCTACTTGAAGTTAAAAATTATTGGTCTAATGATGCACATTGAATATCACCTTGTTTGATATTTCTTTCTGTAGTGAATCAATATGAAATAAAGTATTCCACAAACAACGACTCCTAGCACAAGACCGGCAACTCCAACACCCATAACCGTACCAGTCTGAGAGCTTTTGGTTTGTTCTGTTTCTCTTTTGACTTTAAACACAAAGTAACGTTCTTTAAAAGGTGcatagattttattaattatggATCAATGcacattgtagaaaaaaatttactatGAACTAGAGCAAATATTGTAcataatatgtttacaaaaaGATCAAACTATCAGATTCAGAattcatatttgtatttgtGATTTACTTTACATTCTTGACACATCAAGATTAAATTGAACACTTCGCATTCGcgcggtatgataatttgtctgcataGCTTTGTTGTGTAATAAGACAgacgaaattaaaaataataagcaTTTATTCTTAAATTGGTATAAATGTTgatgtttatatgtataaagtATTTGTATATCGTCGTTTTAAAGCCACACGCTAATAGTGAGGCACATGTAACATACATGATATAGCTATATTAGctttttatttagtttgctTCCGCGGccaaaaatatatgattattcTTCATAAGTTCTTTTGAAATTATCAAACTTGTTACGTTAATTTAAACGTTACATAAATAAcgcgatatatatatatatatatatatatatatatatatatatatatatatatatatatatatatatatatatatatatatatatatataaatataaatatatatatatatatatatatatatgcgtgcgtgcgtgcgtgcgtgtgtTTACTTATTTTGCCTCGACGACAAAATATAAATCTTCAATACTCTATATAATGAACCAAAAGTCGTCTGTATCTGTAAAAATCAGTTTATTTTCTCTCCTTGCCAATACTGCTCAAGtatattaaaaactaaatgtataCGTCATTTACTTGGGGAACAGGTGTTAGACTCCCACAAAAACAGGCATCCTTTTTTACACTCACAAACCTCGCTCGTCTCATTACACATGGAATTGGTAGTACCATTTTCACACTGAGTATCGCTAACACAGCTTTCTCTAATTCCACGatcttaaaagaaaagaaagctaagcgatttattttttgcaatttgttaaaaaaataaaatcacgcgattcaaattatgaatatatgtataatatttgtcGACAAATTAACTTATGGCATGCATTATCTCCAAATACTTAgttcataaaatctttaaaaatgaatattactaCTTATGAATTTTCCTCCGCAACCAATATTTATGGTTAATCCCGTCATATCGTTACAATATGTTGGCCACCAGGTTGTATATTGAAACGACAATAGAGAAAGATTTATCCCCGACATTTtagatacatttttattattcattttagaATACAGTGGAACAGTTGAAAGTATTGAACAGCCAATCTGGCATCCTTTTGTTTCGTCTAAAATAAgagataaaaaatacattaattaaaatatgaatttaatttcatgtAACGTAAATTTATACAACATAATGTGGGATTAAATTATATCGTTTGCTAATCAAAGAAAATTGTCAAATACTGTCTCTTTTCCTCTGTTCACGATCTGCATAGGAaagctcattaatattcatagatTATCAAAAAATCGCTCTTTTTTTGTTCAAGCGTTTAAAGAATGTTTATGTGTAAGTTACTCGTAAATTAACAGTTTATTGTAGGGTTATCAAATACAAagacatgtatgtttaaatacACATTAAGATTGTGtgaatttgtttaaattcattttaactgaataaattagattttatgcaaacaatttttttaaaagtaaaagtaTTCTAGATCACTTATTAATTACAAACTTTACAAAAACACATGTTTAAATTAATCATAATGTCTTGAAATACCACCCTAGAGTATCTTTTTTCCAAACCTACACAAGGGTTTTGTAGAGGtcactaattattttttttttagaaatacctGGGGAAATTTGGTATATCCAGTTTTGTCAAGAACCTCGTAGTGGTATAatttatagtaaaattatcatGTATTTAAGGTATATTACTCCtcacattttgattttattgcgcagatgttcattatatttttttaaagaaatagggttttattaattcattcttCACAGAAAGATCATCATTTCATAATGACGCAAagttcataaagaaaatccatttgaaatcAAAGACAAACAAGTTTTGGGGGAAACTATTTTCTCGTTTTTTagtcgaaaatgacagaaacaagcaattatATGAATTCCAATATACTTTCTTTtcattatactttattcattaatcACAGTTTTCACGTTTGATAAGTTTGTGACATGTTCTAAAGGCTTGTGACTTGTACAAAACTAAAGTTTAAGAGAGTGATAGACGTTTAGCAttaaatcatgcaaatatataaaaaatgtctgaattgttttaagccaaattttgcaaGAAGTTTTCCTTTGAAGCCATATATCAAAGATTTAACATCACTGATCCCCCCATGTTTAtaatgtcaaaatgatactgattACATATCTAAGAAAATTGGTTTAATCTCATAAAATTCTTGagattcaaaatgttttatttaaaatcaaattgtaactattatagatattgtctattttaagtgcaaaacgGTCACAGTAAAATTTATGCAGCTTcatacaattttcttttcataattCCTCTATTCAAagtgaccattgtgcataaacaaaaacatcaagaaaaatgtttgctcaatcaaaaatactgacatcAAATCCTAATCTGGCTGAAATCGCATtataagtgcaaaaaggtcaaatcaaATTGGCCATAATTCAGAGAGATGCACAATGACCTCCcgtttttctttgtattttttaatgtgtTTAGTCTCggattttaatgatatacttctcaaaaATTTCTTGATACAATCCCAACAATGAGGAGTGGTATACCTTAATTGCTTTCATaaagttgtttttattattgGAGGAACACAGTGGCCAAACACTGCTTTAATGTGATTTCATATTTATTACATTATTAAACCCAAATAACAAAAAAGTACAAAGAGTGTTAAACCTTTTTTCAGTACCtctggttaattttttttctaaataactttgttattttttttcaagtttgtaGAAAAAGCCGTGTGGAGATTTTATTCTACAGTGAATAATTTAAACAGGTTTAAAATGAGTGATTTGATCTATCTATAAATTAGAATTATTATTTGTCATTCGCTAATGATTATTTCTGATGTAGTGGTGAATATTCAACATCACCACGTTTGTTCTACCATTGGATATGTTGTCAAAATCAGCCTTTCTAAACGCACAAGCTTTACTGCTTCTGATGAACGAAAAAATATCCTCAAGGCACACGGaactaaaaaagaaattataaatatgaaaGGATTTCCTGGATGATAAAAAATTAGGCTATTGAtcgaaaataaatacataaacattATAAAAGTAATGCTTTGTTCACATGTGTCATTCAGTGTaacgatttattttttttttataaatgttttaaaagtatatCTGTTTTatctcacctgaaccgaagggtCAAGTGAgattttctgatcacccgttgtccgtcgtccgtctgtccgtctgtaaacttcgcacatttttgacttcttctctaaaaccactgggTTGAATTAAACCAAATTTCGTACAGAGCATCCTTGTTGAAAGAgaattataaattgtaaaaataaagggcacagccctgtGCCCTTTTTGAAAGGGAGATACAAtgtaattgcgaaacagtgagtataggcgTGTGTCTTTAAAAAGtattctcaagaaccactgcaccgaAAAGCCAATATTTCACTAAAGCTTGTGTATATAGTGAAGaatctaaattataaaaattgtgaccctcggaccaaaactgggaaCCCAGTtgaggttcaaagtttaacatagaaatgtataggaaaaatgttaaaacatcttcttctcaagaaccactccaccagaaatgccaatatttacaaaaaaggttgtatatatagtgaagattctaaattgtaaaaaatgtgaccctcggaccaaaattGGGCCCCCCATGACGGGGTTTAacgtttaacatagaaatacataggaaaaatgtttacaagatttttgttccatttattcaacttaaTTGTGCACCAAAAAACcaaactgtgtttttttttattattgacaactcattgcataagtatataAGTGTGTTTAATCAGGTAATGACGGATAAATACCATAAGTTGtaaaaaattcactaaatattattttagtttatcgttTACAGTTTATTTGGAGACCGTGCCTGATAAAatgaaaactacatgtaatatgtaaatttatttcttgtcgggcatggtctccaaaatgaatgtaagcgataaatgtgtcttgtgattttgttgcaatattgCAGCTAGTTTGGCAATCGGAACATCGCTCGGCCGTTTCCGTTCTTTATCGGAAAAGGCCGAGTGATGTTCCGATTCCTAGTTTGGTTGAGCATGATAGATACGGCAGATCAACGCACGTGGTGtggatttatttgtaaacaaacataccACAGGTAACACGGGATTTGAATATAATTaaagtatattttattataattatggaAACATTGTTTAGGTTTATCCTCGTATACAAATGATGAACCCGTGAAAGAACAAGTGCACTTAAGCTATAGAGAATGGGccctttttcagtgccgtttatatgtagaaaatatcatcaaattgcttttttctcataatagTTAAGCACTCATGGATActtctgatttatatgcacgcttaaatttaccaaaattagaatacaatttaaaaaattgaggatttttaaatgcctataaataatctaaatccggaaaaatcgaaccgaacctacttgaattgtgtctatttaaatcagagggaggagacatttaaatcaacattgctctgttggtggatcgattggcgcgtttgctgaattatactttatgcattattttacgtctgaaaaaaaaacaaatattcctGACCATACAAAGGTGAAGGAAAGCAGTCTAAAACGTGTAaatgttttacagtgagcacatttgacaaacGTTTACCTGGATAGAAACCacgtgattgtttgaaataatttattccatgcgtgagttcaaacatgggtcacgcaggtaatagatttcgcttgctataggaaaaaccttgaaatttttatacctttttcattttttaggtaccagcctaaccgagtacaaacttcTTACTTTCACAGGAGTTTACTAAATGTATAATTCGTATATTGtcttttccacaagtttgtactcggttaggctgacagtaaacaaaggctttaaaatgaatgcctgtcctcgatttactatacaaaatcacgaatgtctgctgacccctactatgttttaaagcttcgtgcttttcataaacaataatttcagcgctaaaacttgttaattcttatggaatagatatcaatagataatgttaaggaaaaaaatatgcttaatttgatTCTTCATTCTTTCACTTTTCACCGGGGCCCATAAGTGCACTCGTCCtttgttcaaagactgtttaaagcagaaaCTTTTAAgaagataatttattttgaatttcgaaattttttc
This genomic interval carries:
- the LOC128163308 gene encoding uncharacterized protein LOC128163308, which translates into the protein MAIRWIRIYVSAIQIFCVLINTDVFVSSVCLEDIFSFIRSSKACAFRKADFDNISNDETKGCQIGCSILSTVPLYSKMNNKNVSKMSGINLSLLSFQYTTWWPTYCNDMTGLTINIGCGGKFISNRGIRESCVSDTQCENGTTNSMCNETSEVCECKKGCLFLWESNTCSPIKRETEQTKSSQTGTVMGVGVAGLVLGVVVCGILYFILIHYRKKYQTRRNKEIREEAFARVSCSYRQGNDDMEGLGVYNYIHCEPVNSHVQSDYDHVPQHGVGDDYSHMNSCNANQVFSSGEYGVIS